In the Candidatus Binatus sp. genome, AGCGGCTGAAGGCGCGCCCGGTGACCACGTTCTGCATCGGATGCAAATCGGCGCAGGAAGCTCGCGAGCAGAAAAGCTGAGCCGCGCACAACCCTGAATAGAAGCGAAGCGATATGAAAGTAAGGAAGGCAGTCATCCTTGCGGCGGGCATGGGTACGCGAATGTTGCCGTCGTCGAAGGTGATCCCCAAGGAAATTTTGCCGGTGATCGATACGCCGGCGATCCAGATGGTGGTGGAAGAGGCGATCGCGTCGGGGATCGAGGAGATCGTGATCGTGATCAGCCCCGGCAAGACGACGGTGATCGATCATTTCAACCGCAATCGCGAACTCGAGCGCCATCTCGAAGAGCGCGGCAAGCGGGAACTACTCGAGATCGTGCGGCGCAGCAACAATCCGGCGAAGATCGTCGTCGCGGAGCAGCGGAGTCCGCTCGGCCTTGGTCACGCGGTGCTGCAAGCGCGCGAGGCGGTCGGCAATGAGCCGTTCGCGGTGATGCTGCCGGACGACATTTTCGATTGCCCGCGGCCGTGTCTGCGGCAGTTGCTCGACGTCGCGGAAGCCGAGGATGCGCCGGTCGTGGCGCTGCTCAAAGTCGCGCGCAGCGAAATCTCGAAGTATGGAATCGTCGATGCGATTCCCGCCGGTCCGCGGCTCTACGAATTGCGCGGCCTGGTCGAGAAGCCCGCAATCGAGGATGCGCCGAGTGACCTTGCGATCATGGGGCGCTACGTCGTGACGCCCGAAGTGTTCGCGTTGCTGGCGGAGGGCAAGCCGGGCGCCGGCGGCGAGATTCAATTCACCGACGCGCTGATGGCGCTCTCGAAACGGCGCAAGATTTTCGGCTACGAGTTCGAGGGCATCCGCTACGACCTGGGCGATCGCGTCGGGTTCATCTCGGCGCAAATCGGGTTCGGCTTGAAACGGCCTGATCTCGCTGATAGGTTGCGAGCTTACTTGCAGTCAATTATCGCGCAATAATACTTGCGTCTCAGGCCACGGATGGGGCAGTAGCTCAGCTGGGAGAGCACTACGTTCGCAACGTAGGGGTCGAGGGTTCAAATCCCTTCTGCTCCACCATTCAGTCCTTGCGTTTCCGGATATTCGGGAGAATTGCTCGAAATCTGCGCCTGTGCGCGCGATTCGCGATCACCCATGGAACCAGAGAGGGTCTTTTGCTGCGCTAATCGTAGGAATCCGCCAAAACCTATCCGCGCGGGATTTGGGTGGTTCCATCTGTGGGTGCAGTCTATTGGATTCCGAGCGCTTGCCCCTGCTCGGTCCACAGCAGTGGGAGATCGATCCGTCGGGTGAGGTCGATGACGGTCAACTCGGGCGGCTGGTGGCCTTCGACAATCGCCTCGACAATTCCGGGTGCCAGAAATCCAAGCGGCATCAGCTCTCGCACATACCGAGCCGCGACACCATCCCGCTTCGCGATCTCGCCAACCGACTGTACGCGGCCTGCGATCAGGTCTTGCGACCACCGGCGGGCGCGGGCGACTGCCTTGAGCAGCGGAAGGTCGACCCGGCTGGGTGTGGAGTCGCCCTCGAGTACCATCCGCATTTCGACACCGCGGCGCTTCACCTGCATGGGGAGCAATTTCTTGAGAGAAAGATGATCCGTAGGTGCACGGCTTTCCGTTCCAGGAGGTAGCAGCGGTAACTTCAACAATAGATGGAAACCCTCGCGGCTGAGCTCAACCCGTTCCGTTAGCTCGCTAAGCGCTGATGCGGCTTCTCTCTCGGATCGCAGCCGTTCAGTCCACACCTGAGCAGACTCGAGAACTGGCTTCAGCTGATTAGGGTCTGTGCCAGACTCTTCAAGCGCGAGCGCGATCGCTGCCCGGTCGCTGAGAATCTCCCGAGCCGCAGCAGAGATGGTCTGCTCGATTTCTGGCGCGGATATCCGCCACGCCTGTTCTGCGTCTTGCGACTCACCTCTGACCAGTCTTCGAGAAACGTAATAGCGGTAGCGGCGTTGACCCTTTGCCGCGCCCTGCACATAGAGCGGCTCGCCGCTTTCGTCGAATAGCTTCCCTGCCAGCGGACTTAGCGTTGCCTCGGTCTTGCGGCCTTCACCCTGCCGGACCGCCCGGCTGCGTAGCTGTTGTTGGACCCGTTCCCACAGCTCGCGGCTAACAATGGCGTCGTGCTGTCCCGGATGGCGTTCGGTCCGGTGTCGGATCTCCCCCACGTAGATTGGGTTGGAGAGCAGGTTGTAGAGCGCTCCGCGCGAGAATGGCTTGCCTCCGCGTGTGTTGCCCTTTCTTGACGCCCTGGTGGCCGACACAACTCCGCGGCTGTCCAGATCCTTCTTCAAAAGCCGGACGCTGCCGAGTTCCAGGTAGCGCTCAAAAATGTGCCGTACGGTTGTGGCCTCGCTTTCGTTGATCACCAATTTGCGGTCGCGGACGTCGTATCCGATTGGGAGAGCGCCTCCCATCCAGATTCCCTTGCGCTTGGAGGCGGCGATTTTGTCGCGTATGCGTTCGCCGATAACTTCGCGCTCGAACTGCGCGAACGATAGCAGCACGTTGAGGGTGAGCCGCCCCATCGAGCTGGTGGTATTGAACTGCTGGGTGACCGCCACAAACGACACCGCATGAGCGTCGAACAACTCGACCATCCTTGCGAAGTCGGCGAGCGAGCGGGTGAGTCGATCTACCTTGTATACGACCACGACATCGATCAAACCGTCGCGTATGTTAGCGAGCAATTGCTGGAGCGCCGGTCGCTCCATCTTACCGCCCGAAAAGCCGCCGTCATCGTAAGCCGTCTTGACTAGCCGCCAGCCCTCGCCCGCTTGGCTCCTGATGTACGCCTCGCATGCGTCACGCTGCGCGTGCAGCGAGTTGTAGTCCTGCTCGAGTCCTTCTTCCGACGACTTGCGGGTGTAAATTGCGCAACGCCTGATCGAGATATTAGCCACGTACCGCCTCCTTGGCCCGGCGCTTGAGTCCGAAGAACAGAGGTCCCGACCAACGGGTCCCCGTAATTGCGCGCGCTACTTCCGACAGCGACTTGTAACGCCGACCGCGGTAGACGACGTCGTTGTCGAGCACAGTGACCCGGTGGCTGACCCCCCGCCACTCCCGGATTAGTACGGTCCCCGCACTGGCTCGCCGTTGCGGAATGCCCTCCTGACCAACCTCTCCGCGGCCATCGCAAACACGGTCAAGGATCCGTTGCGCGGACGGCTTGAGACCACCGAAAGCCCCTTCCTGGAGGCGGTAGGCGATTACCCGAATCAGAGAGGAACGGCCGATATGGCCTGACGGCTCCCTGCCATACAAGGTCTTCCACCGCTCGCGAAGGTCCGTGATACCAGCCTTCGATAGACCCGAAATCTCGTCGCTGAGCGCACCAAGGTCCAGAACGGGCGCCCGCCGCTTCATAAATCGTTTCTCTCGATGTTTCGCGACCTTCAGCTTATCCAAGCTCATATGCGGTCCTCCTCGAGGGGGCCCCTATTGGCGGCCCCACGACACCACACATTGCTCGATTCGCGGCACAGAGCCAGTCGTGTACGACGGGAGATTTCGGGCAAAATGTCGGCTCTGGCCAAGGCCCCCTCTTCTCCGCCGCGATTCCCGTTCGCCTTCCAATCGCCTCGATCGTGCACACCATCGATGCGCCAATCGCCGGGCCTCTACCCTTCTGCGCGAATGGTGTTGGAAAATTTGGGGAAAACCACTCGCTTCACGCTCCGACTAGAGCAAACATCCCGACGAGCCCTTACAGCTCAAGGAGTTTAGAGCGAAATGGAACAAGCGAAACTGGCGAAGGTAAACGAGCATAAGCCTGCGGGACATTCCTCAACATCGGCCCCGAAGAAAGCGGGTCGGGAAAAGGCTGAGTCCGCACGGCCGCTCCGGAAGGAGATGGGCAGCAAGTCGAAGTCAGAGAAACTCGTTTGTCGCTACTGCGGGAGCGATGACCTGGCGCCGAGCTTCATCAAGCGGCGGGATCGTCGATGCCGCAAGTGTTTCAGTAAACGCTATGGATCAGCGGCACTGACCCCGAAGGTGAAGATTAAGAAGTAGTTTGACCACGGCGTGGGAAAGGGGACCGGGCTCGAAAGGGCTCGGCCCCTTCTCTTTCAGAGCTACATCTGGGGACGATGCTGACTGACAACACACCCAACTACGGAATCGGCGGCAACAACCGAGATGACGGATCGCTCGAACTAATGCATTCCGGCGATTCAACGGCGCCTGATCTCAAGACGCTAGACTTTCCGGCGCGTTCGGAGCTTTTCTAGCCACAACCGTTAGTGCCGCTCTTCCAGCACTCCGAGTTCACGCCACATCCAGCTGAAATCGTACGGCGGCGTTCCGTCCTTCTTGGCGCGGCGGCCCTCGCCGTTCTCAAGACTCTTGAGCCAGCCGATCACCTTCTGATGCCCCTCCGGAGTGCGAACCGCCTCACGTGGCGGGATGTTACCGAGCGCGGGGAGCGGTTCGTCGATCACCCGGCGGTAATGGCGATCAAGAAGCTCCTGCATGACACGCGCGGTCTCCTCAGATGGAAGTTTGAGCGCGGCCTCCTCGGCCGACGAACGCTTGCGGGCGCGATGCTCTTCAAGCGCGCTCTGCACGCTCTGGGTCTCCGTTACCGGCGTTGCAACTAACCCGCCCAGAAGCTTCATGAGCATCTGTTTGCCGCGCTCGGCGCGGGAGGCTGAATTAACTTCGAGTACCAGCCACTTGCCCCGCAGTTCCATATGGCCGAGGACAAGTGCGCCGGTCTCATCCCAACTGGCAAGCGACATGCCGTCTTCGGGTCTTTTGCCGCCTTGCTCACCGTCCTGACGATGCCAACTCCAGTATTCGCTTTTCGATTCGCGCGCGAGTTCCGGCACCTGGTCGAGAAGCCGCGCCACCTCGGCCCGGTGCTCTTTGGCAACCGCGAGCCTTACCTTCGTGAATACGACCTCCTCGCCGTCGAAGTTGGTTAGAGCCGGCCGCGGTGCCCTGAGTTGGCGAAGCGTGTAGTCAAGCCATATCAAAGTGAAGACCCGCGCACCGCCCTCGAGCGCGATGGTCCGATCGGCGAGCAACTCGTCGAGTTCGCGCATCTGTTTTTCGGTCAGCGCTGGCAGGCGTTCAGCGATCGAGCGCTTCGCCCGCTCGGGGCTTACGCGAAAGATACGTAACACCGCATCGGCCGGTTCCTGCTCGAAGTTAAGGACGGCGCCGGAGAGATAGTGGCGACCGCCGATGGTCAGAATTCGCGCGGCAATCCGATCCCATATCGCCGCGCTCTGCGAACCAAGCAGTTCGTCCACCTCAACCGGCTCTCCCCCGCGCACCAGGTCGCGCAGCACCAGGCCGCGCCCCGGCTTCACCCCGTCCACCTCGTAGAGGCTCATCACCGAGCCGCGCAACGCGCGCAGATAGTCGCGAGCCTGGAGCGATTCCTTCCAAACCGCGCTGGTCGAGGTAGTCGTCGATAACGTTGTCGCGCATCGAAGCAGCCCGGCGCGAACAAAAGTCCTCGAAGGCGCATGCTTCGACCATCTCGTAATGGAACTTGCCGAGGGCCTCGGTGAGTTCGTCCTCGGTCATGCCGGCCTCTGCGCACACCGGTTCAAAGTGGGCAGCGATGGCTCGCATACACTCTTCTTTCCATCGCTCCCGGGCCGCCCAGCGAGCCAGGTGCTCAAGCGCTTCATCACTTCCTGGAATTCTCATCGGACCAACTCCGAAACCAACCAGACTGTGACCTGCCGTGACGCCGGTCTTACGGAGAAGACGTGCCATACCTTCGCTCGACTGCATCGATGAGCCTAAAGGCAGCCCCAACGTTGACATAGCTCGTTCCTCTGTCGCAGACCGCCTTCTTTCGTTCGGATACCGCCGGGTGAATCAGATTCCGATAATTTTTCGCAAGAAGACACGCGTCGTACAGTTCCCCCTCGATCTCGTGTAGCTGTTTCGCAACTTGAAGATAGTGGTGAAGACTCCACTGTTGCGAAGTCAAGTTGTCAGTTGGCAAGTCTTTGGGCACGCCTGTCGACCGCTTGGCAACCGCCGCCGCTAATTCACTCTGTGAATGTCGCTTAAGGACTGCAAGAAGTACGGCTTCAATAATCGAGCCGGAAAGTACCGTGCATACTTTCCATTCTCCGTTGGCTAATGCTTGCTCTGCCGATCTCAGATCCACGAGCAGTGAGGACCGTAGTTCAGCATCAGGAATGAAGTTCATTCCGAGCGTCGATTGGGATGGTGCCTGATCAGGACAGTCTGCAAGCGCGTTCTTTACGATGGACAGGCAATCCTCGTCACCAAGTTGACCGGGGAGCAACATTTGCGGCCACTGAAATTGGTTAGGATTGTGAGTTCCAATCGCGACATTGGCCCGAAGATGTGCCAACGCCAAAATGAAGTGTCCGTTCGTTTTCGGGTCAAATACCAATAGCTCTTCTGGAATCATGTCAATCAGCTCAAGGATGCCGTGCATAATTCCCGCACGATATCTTGAATTGTCCCTGTCGCTGACATGGTCGCGCCAATTGAAAGTCCACGGATATTGCTGCTCGATGATCTGAGCCACATCCTTGGGTAATATTCGTATCATCCTAAGCGCCTCCCCGATGACACCTTCACTTGCCAGATCCTAGCATTGTTTTACATCTTGAAGACGCTCAGAAACCCGCGATTCCTCGGGACTGCTTCTGGGAAAAGGGGTTCGGAGTTTCGAATCCCCCTCGCTCCGCCACCCAGTCCTCGATGTTGAGCATTCTCCGCAGATATGCGCGAAATGCGCGCGTGTGCGCGGGTTCATGGCAATCAAAGCGGACTGGAGCATCACAGCTGGCTTGGATCGTCGCCGATTTTGCCGGATTTCTCTCCGCCCGCGGTTCAGTCGGTGCGCTTTGGCGGACTGCTCGCTGCTCCAACCAACAAAGCCGCCAAACATTAACGGAGCAGCGAG is a window encoding:
- a CDS encoding UTP--glucose-1-phosphate uridylyltransferase → MKVRKAVILAAGMGTRMLPSSKVIPKEILPVIDTPAIQMVVEEAIASGIEEIVIVISPGKTTVIDHFNRNRELERHLEERGKRELLEIVRRSNNPAKIVVAEQRSPLGLGHAVLQAREAVGNEPFAVMLPDDIFDCPRPCLRQLLDVAEAEDAPVVALLKVARSEISKYGIVDAIPAGPRLYELRGLVEKPAIEDAPSDLAIMGRYVVTPEVFALLAEGKPGAGGEIQFTDALMALSKRRKIFGYEFEGIRYDLGDRVGFISAQIGFGLKRPDLADRLRAYLQSIIAQ
- a CDS encoding recombinase family protein encodes the protein MANISIRRCAIYTRKSSEEGLEQDYNSLHAQRDACEAYIRSQAGEGWRLVKTAYDDGGFSGGKMERPALQQLLANIRDGLIDVVVVYKVDRLTRSLADFARMVELFDAHAVSFVAVTQQFNTTSSMGRLTLNVLLSFAQFEREVIGERIRDKIAASKRKGIWMGGALPIGYDVRDRKLVINESEATTVRHIFERYLELGSVRLLKKDLDSRGVVSATRASRKGNTRGGKPFSRGALYNLLSNPIYVGEIRHRTERHPGQHDAIVSRELWERVQQQLRSRAVRQGEGRKTEATLSPLAGKLFDESGEPLYVQGAAKGQRRYRYYVSRRLVRGESQDAEQAWRISAPEIEQTISAAAREILSDRAAIALALEESGTDPNQLKPVLESAQVWTERLRSEREAASALSELTERVELSREGFHLLLKLPLLPPGTESRAPTDHLSLKKLLPMQVKRRGVEMRMVLEGDSTPSRVDLPLLKAVARARRWSQDLIAGRVQSVGEIAKRDGVAARYVRELMPLGFLAPGIVEAIVEGHQPPELTVIDLTRRIDLPLLWTEQGQALGIQ
- a CDS encoding DUF2924 domain-containing protein — its product is MDKLKVAKHREKRFMKRRAPVLDLGALSDEISGLSKAGITDLRERWKTLYGREPSGHIGRSSLIRVIAYRLQEGAFGGLKPSAQRILDRVCDGRGEVGQEGIPQRRASAGTVLIREWRGVSHRVTVLDNDVVYRGRRYKSLSEVARAITGTRWSGPLFFGLKRRAKEAVRG